A stretch of Sinorhizobium meliloti DNA encodes these proteins:
- a CDS encoding glycogen/starch/alpha-glucan phosphorylase: MTVLMMTRLSTTELPQPALRSSEPSQLAVEILERLKYRIGKDPKVAKPHDWLTAAILVARDRITDKWMDSTRKTYSTGAKRVYYMSLEFLIGRMMRDAMTNLGLMDEMRDALASLGVDIDVVAALEPDAALGNGGLGRLAACFMESMATVDVPAYGYGIRYMHGLFRQQMADGWQVELPETWLAHGNPWEFERRESSYEIGFGGSVETVNIDEEVQRYVWKPAERVIATAFDTPAVGWRATRVNTLRLWAAQPIDPILLDAFNAGDHIGALRESNKAESLTRVLYPADATPAGQELRLRQEYFFSSASLQDILRRHLQQYPDFTSLPDAVAIQLNDTHPAVSVAELVRLLTDVHGLDFEQAWDISRRTFSYTNHTLLPEALESWPVPLFERLLPRHMQIVYAINAKILIEARRERHATDEAIRNISLIDETGDRRVRMGNLAFVGSHSINGVSALHTELMKETVFADLHALYPDRINNKTNGITPRRWLMQCNPGLFGLIREAIGDEFMDNTEALQALDAFADKADFQEHFAAVKRANKVRLAKLVQANLGIRIDPSAMFDIQIKRIHEYKRQLLNLIEAVALYDQIRSHPELDWVPRVKLFAGKAAPSYHNAKLIIKLANDIARVINNDPAVRGLLKVVFVPNYNVSLAEVMVPAADLSEQISTAGMEASGTGNMKFALNGALTIGTLDGANVEMRDWVGEENIKIFGMTAEEVGKARAEGHNPRAVIENSRELSQALDAIASGVFSPDDRNRFSGLVDGLYNHDWFMVAADFEAYAKAQREIDQLWTTPSAWYSKAVRNTARMGWFSSDRTIRQYAGEIWRAG; encoded by the coding sequence ATGACAGTTCTCATGATGACTCGGCTCTCAACCACCGAACTGCCGCAACCCGCCCTCAGATCCTCGGAACCCAGCCAGCTTGCAGTCGAGATTCTCGAGCGTCTGAAATACCGCATCGGCAAGGACCCGAAAGTCGCCAAGCCGCACGACTGGTTGACGGCCGCCATCCTCGTGGCGCGTGACCGCATCACCGACAAATGGATGGACTCCACCCGCAAGACCTATTCGACCGGCGCCAAGCGCGTCTATTACATGTCGCTCGAGTTCCTCATCGGCCGTATGATGCGCGACGCCATGACGAATCTCGGCCTCATGGACGAGATGCGCGATGCGCTTGCCTCGCTCGGCGTCGATATCGACGTCGTTGCCGCTCTCGAGCCGGATGCGGCGCTCGGCAATGGCGGTCTCGGCCGCCTCGCCGCCTGTTTCATGGAATCCATGGCGACCGTCGACGTGCCTGCCTACGGCTATGGCATACGCTACATGCACGGTCTTTTCCGCCAGCAGATGGCCGACGGCTGGCAGGTGGAACTGCCGGAGACCTGGCTCGCTCATGGCAACCCCTGGGAATTCGAGCGCCGCGAAAGCTCCTACGAGATCGGCTTCGGCGGCAGCGTCGAAACGGTCAATATCGACGAGGAAGTGCAGCGTTACGTGTGGAAGCCGGCCGAGCGCGTTATCGCCACCGCCTTCGACACACCGGCCGTCGGCTGGCGGGCAACGCGCGTCAACACGCTTCGCCTCTGGGCCGCGCAGCCGATCGACCCGATCCTGCTCGACGCCTTCAATGCCGGCGACCATATCGGGGCGCTGCGCGAAAGCAACAAGGCGGAAAGCCTGACGCGCGTGCTCTATCCGGCCGACGCCACGCCGGCCGGCCAGGAACTCAGGCTCAGGCAGGAATATTTCTTCTCCTCCGCCTCGCTCCAGGACATCCTGCGCCGGCATCTGCAGCAGTATCCCGACTTCACGTCGCTGCCGGACGCCGTCGCCATCCAGCTTAACGATACGCATCCGGCGGTCTCCGTCGCCGAGCTGGTGCGTCTCTTGACCGATGTGCACGGGCTCGATTTCGAACAGGCCTGGGACATTTCGCGGCGGACCTTCTCCTATACGAACCACACCCTGCTGCCGGAAGCGCTCGAGAGCTGGCCGGTTCCGCTCTTCGAGCGGCTGCTGCCGCGCCACATGCAGATCGTCTACGCCATCAACGCCAAGATCCTGATCGAGGCACGCCGGGAGAGGCACGCGACGGACGAGGCGATCCGCAACATCTCGCTGATCGACGAAACCGGCGACCGGCGCGTGCGCATGGGCAATCTCGCCTTCGTCGGCTCGCACTCGATCAACGGCGTATCGGCTCTCCATACCGAGCTGATGAAGGAAACGGTCTTCGCCGACCTTCACGCGCTTTATCCGGACCGCATCAACAACAAGACCAACGGCATAACGCCGCGCCGGTGGCTGATGCAGTGCAATCCGGGTCTTTTCGGCCTGATCCGGGAGGCGATCGGCGACGAGTTCATGGACAATACCGAGGCGCTTCAGGCCCTCGACGCCTTTGCCGACAAGGCGGATTTCCAGGAGCACTTCGCAGCCGTAAAGCGCGCCAACAAGGTGCGGCTGGCAAAGCTGGTCCAGGCGAATCTCGGCATCCGGATCGATCCGTCGGCGATGTTCGACATCCAGATCAAGCGAATCCACGAATATAAGCGGCAGTTGCTGAACCTCATCGAAGCGGTGGCGCTTTACGACCAGATCCGCTCCCATCCCGAGCTCGACTGGGTACCGCGCGTCAAGCTCTTCGCCGGCAAGGCGGCACCGAGCTATCATAACGCCAAGCTGATCATTAAACTTGCCAATGACATCGCCCGCGTCATCAACAACGATCCGGCCGTCCGCGGCCTTCTGAAGGTCGTCTTCGTCCCCAACTACAATGTGTCGCTTGCGGAAGTGATGGTACCGGCGGCCGATCTCTCCGAGCAGATCTCGACGGCGGGCATGGAAGCCTCGGGTACCGGCAACATGAAGTTCGCGCTCAACGGAGCGCTGACCATCGGCACGCTCGATGGCGCCAATGTCGAGATGCGCGACTGGGTCGGCGAGGAAAACATCAAGATCTTCGGCATGACCGCCGAGGAGGTGGGCAAGGCGCGAGCGGAAGGACACAATCCGCGCGCCGTCATCGAAAATTCGCGCGAACTCTCGCAGGCGCTCGATGCGATCGCTTCCGGCGTCTTCTCGCCCGACGACCGCAATCGCTTTTCCGGCCTCGTGGACGGGCTTTACAACCACGACTGGTTCATGGTTGCAGCCGATTTCGAGGCCTATGCCAAGGCGCAGCGCGAGATCGACCAGCTCTGGACCACCCCGTCCGCCTGGTATTCGAAGGCGGTCCGCAACACCGCCCGGATGGGCTGGTTCTCGTCCGATCGCACGATCCGGCAATATGCCGGAGAGATCTGGAGAGCCGGATGA
- a CDS encoding vWA domain-containing protein translates to MAMLRDRGGNFGMMTALIAPLLLAVGGVSVDVANMLMTKNQLQDATDAAALAAASALVSDARPDIEEAKAIARKFLKTQMAATSSADVPGEAVGTMAAAGSTAPSWDDVNTSEVVIVETPNGTKGKSFQVSVANKHLLQFNAMTRLLGKESIELETRSTADSATESKNAISMYLVLDRSGSMAWKTDTVDTSRPRCINWTASNWGESNVRATSPCYVDKITTLKSAVDKLFTPLAKMDPGNEYLRAGAASYNDRQDRASKLTWGTKNASAHVQGLDATGGTDSSSAFAAAVEELLLDGENEAHLAKNGQTPEKYIVFMTDGENTSYNGKTSPRDLEKADSVTKAACTTAKNNGIAIFTVAFMAPQRGKDLLKACATSPDHYKEADDAAALVSEFEKIGQKAAAMIARLTK, encoded by the coding sequence TTGGCGATGCTGCGGGATCGGGGCGGCAATTTCGGAATGATGACGGCGCTGATCGCGCCGCTGCTCCTGGCCGTCGGCGGAGTGTCCGTCGATGTCGCCAACATGCTGATGACCAAGAACCAACTTCAGGACGCAACCGACGCGGCAGCGCTCGCGGCGGCTTCCGCGCTCGTTTCCGATGCGAGACCGGACATCGAAGAAGCGAAGGCGATCGCACGCAAGTTCCTGAAGACGCAGATGGCTGCCACCAGTTCGGCAGACGTTCCGGGGGAGGCCGTGGGGACCATGGCCGCCGCAGGATCGACCGCACCGAGTTGGGACGACGTCAATACGTCGGAAGTGGTTATCGTCGAAACGCCGAATGGCACGAAGGGGAAATCGTTCCAGGTTTCCGTGGCGAACAAGCACCTGCTGCAGTTCAACGCCATGACGCGCCTATTGGGCAAGGAATCCATTGAGCTTGAGACCCGGTCGACGGCAGACAGCGCAACCGAGAGCAAGAACGCCATTTCGATGTACCTCGTACTCGATCGCTCGGGCTCGATGGCATGGAAAACCGACACCGTCGATACGAGCCGCCCCAGATGCATCAACTGGACGGCGTCGAACTGGGGAGAGTCGAACGTGAGGGCGACCAGCCCATGCTACGTCGACAAGATCACCACCCTGAAGTCGGCTGTTGATAAACTGTTCACGCCCCTGGCAAAAATGGATCCTGGCAACGAGTACCTCCGCGCGGGCGCGGCGTCCTACAACGACAGGCAGGACAGGGCCTCGAAATTGACCTGGGGCACGAAGAATGCGTCAGCTCACGTTCAGGGCCTCGACGCGACCGGAGGGACCGATTCCAGCTCGGCCTTTGCTGCAGCCGTGGAGGAATTGCTGCTGGACGGTGAGAATGAGGCACATCTGGCCAAGAACGGGCAAACTCCGGAAAAGTACATCGTGTTCATGACCGACGGCGAAAACACGAGCTACAACGGCAAGACCTCGCCCCGTGACCTGGAAAAGGCGGACTCCGTCACCAAGGCGGCTTGCACGACGGCCAAAAACAACGGCATCGCGATCTTCACCGTGGCCTTCATGGCGCCGCAACGGGGCAAGGATCTTTTGAAGGCCTGCGCTACTTCGCCGGATCATTACAAGGAAGCCGACGACGCGGCGGCGCTCGTTTCGGAATTCGAGAAGATCGGCCAAAAAGCTGCCGCGATGATTGCGCGCCTGACGAAATAA